In Bosea vestrisii, the following are encoded in one genomic region:
- a CDS encoding M48 family metallopeptidase → MRFSLFRRKPDPDRIEVGYAGQLYPVTVRRRSTARRLTLRVSQATGEITLTLPERVDFTTGRIFAEKHGGWIAARLAKRPQGVPFEPGAVVPLRGVPHRIVHWTRVRGLTRATLSAEGEPIIAVCGEVGHVARRVKDFLRREALADLEKSVRTHTAVLGIPARKITLRDTTSRWGSCSSKGHLSFSWRLILAPASVLDYLAAHEVAHLKEMNHSHRFWALTHKLCPSTDDAEAWLKRHGASLHGYG, encoded by the coding sequence ATGCGGTTCTCCCTGTTCAGGCGCAAGCCCGATCCCGACCGGATCGAGGTCGGCTATGCCGGCCAGCTCTATCCGGTCACCGTCAGGCGGCGCTCGACGGCGCGGCGGCTGACGCTGCGCGTCTCGCAGGCGACCGGCGAGATCACGCTGACCCTGCCCGAGCGCGTCGACTTCACGACGGGACGCATCTTCGCTGAGAAGCATGGCGGCTGGATCGCGGCGCGCCTCGCCAAGCGGCCGCAGGGCGTGCCGTTCGAGCCCGGCGCGGTCGTGCCGTTGCGCGGCGTGCCGCACCGCATCGTGCACTGGACCAGGGTGCGCGGGCTGACCCGCGCCACGCTCTCCGCCGAGGGCGAGCCGATCATCGCCGTCTGCGGCGAGGTGGGCCATGTCGCGCGCCGGGTCAAGGACTTCCTGCGCCGCGAGGCCCTCGCCGATCTCGAGAAATCGGTGCGCACCCATACCGCCGTGCTCGGCATCCCCGCGCGCAAGATCACGCTGCGCGACACCACCAGCCGCTGGGGCTCATGCTCCTCGAAAGGGCATCTCAGCTTCTCCTGGCGGCTGATCCTGGCTCCGGCGTCGGTGCTCGACTATCTCGCCGCCCATGAGGTCGCGCATCTCAAGGAGATGAACCATTCGCACCGCTTCTGGGCGCTGACGCACAAGCTCTGCCCAAGTACCGACGATGCGGAAGCCTGGCTCAAGCGCCATGGTGCGAGCCTGCACGGCTATGGCTGA